The Frondihabitans australicus genome includes a region encoding these proteins:
- a CDS encoding GntR family transcriptional regulator: protein MTITTDVPAAERAYSETKARIIRGDLPGGSTLSEVAVCAELGLSRTPVHEAFLRLASEELLTLESRKGAVVRPMSPSEADDVVEMREAVEAAAARRLLRNPVPADLVERLQALLDRQESCIADTPADVDGFVEADDEFHTLIVEAARNPIAAHFSRLLHDRAQRLRHHLMRIRPEHLATSLADHRELADAVAAGDADAYARTLARHVDVLRGVL, encoded by the coding sequence GTGACCATCACGACCGACGTGCCCGCCGCCGAACGGGCCTACAGCGAGACGAAGGCGCGGATCATCCGCGGCGATCTTCCGGGCGGGTCCACGCTCAGCGAGGTCGCGGTGTGCGCCGAGCTCGGGCTCAGCCGGACGCCGGTGCACGAGGCGTTCCTGCGGCTCGCCTCCGAAGAGCTGCTCACGCTCGAGTCGCGCAAGGGCGCCGTCGTGCGGCCGATGTCGCCGAGCGAGGCCGACGACGTGGTCGAGATGCGCGAGGCCGTCGAGGCGGCGGCCGCGCGTCGGCTTCTCCGGAATCCGGTGCCCGCCGACCTCGTCGAGCGGCTCCAGGCGCTGCTCGACCGACAGGAATCCTGCATCGCCGACACGCCCGCCGACGTGGACGGCTTCGTCGAGGCCGACGACGAGTTCCACACGCTGATCGTCGAGGCGGCCAGGAACCCCATCGCGGCGCACTTCTCGCGGCTCCTGCACGACCGCGCCCAGCGTCTGCGCCACCACCTCATGCGCATCCGCCCCGAGCACCTGGCGACGTCGCTCGCCGACCACCGCGAACTGGCCGACGCCGTCGCCGCCGGTGACGCCGACGCCTACGCCCGAACGCTCGCCCGCCACGTCGACGTGCTGCGGGGCGTGCTGTGA
- a CDS encoding MFS transporter, which yields MSVDTGSVTLPRRAQGSQDQRPAPARRSLPRWALVWGAVFVSSWGGNQFSPLLLMYENREHYTSLLVNAFLGVYVLGLAPALLVAGSLSDRHGRKRVTLVGLGTAIVGSGLLAFGPLGPEFLLIGRLFSGATVGIAMAVGNSWIKELSQAPFDPRADRAAGARRASLSFTLGSGVGALVAGLIAQWGPAPEVLPFLIHIAVAVPFFFVVARVPESRSEPALAQARAAGPWWRQLRIPAASHRRFVRVVMVSCPWIFAGAAIAYGYLPTLLRASTGSWGLVFATTATVVALGVSSAFQPFARRVHSATSARGLSVMVLVIAAGIGLVIVSDVEQSIWVGLAANAVIGFGMGIGLVSGLLEVQRIAGPDGLAGLTGLFYAVAYAGFLAPAVIAAVASLVPVTAILGVVVALALVSWVLVMVSFRKHLPVA from the coding sequence GTGAGCGTCGACACCGGCAGCGTCACCCTGCCCCGCCGGGCACAGGGGTCGCAGGATCAGCGCCCCGCTCCCGCCCGACGGTCTCTCCCGCGCTGGGCGCTGGTCTGGGGCGCCGTCTTCGTGTCGTCGTGGGGCGGCAACCAGTTCAGCCCGCTGCTGCTGATGTACGAGAACCGCGAGCATTACACGTCGCTGCTCGTGAACGCCTTCCTCGGCGTCTACGTGCTGGGGCTGGCGCCGGCGCTCCTCGTCGCCGGGTCGCTCTCCGACCGGCACGGCCGCAAGCGCGTCACGCTCGTCGGCCTCGGCACGGCGATCGTCGGCTCGGGCCTCCTCGCGTTCGGCCCGCTGGGGCCGGAGTTCCTCCTCATCGGGCGGCTCTTCTCGGGCGCCACGGTCGGCATCGCCATGGCCGTCGGCAACTCCTGGATCAAAGAGCTCTCGCAGGCCCCGTTCGACCCCCGGGCCGACCGGGCAGCAGGAGCCCGACGAGCGTCACTCAGCTTCACCCTGGGGTCGGGGGTCGGCGCCCTCGTGGCCGGACTCATCGCGCAGTGGGGGCCCGCCCCCGAGGTGCTGCCCTTCCTCATCCACATCGCCGTGGCGGTGCCGTTCTTCTTCGTGGTGGCGCGCGTGCCCGAGTCCCGGTCGGAACCCGCGCTCGCCCAGGCCCGCGCCGCCGGTCCGTGGTGGCGACAGCTGCGGATCCCCGCCGCGTCACACCGCCGCTTCGTCCGAGTCGTCATGGTGTCGTGCCCGTGGATCTTCGCCGGCGCGGCGATCGCCTACGGCTACCTCCCCACACTGCTGCGGGCGTCGACCGGATCCTGGGGGCTCGTCTTCGCCACCACGGCGACCGTCGTGGCCCTCGGTGTGTCGTCGGCGTTCCAGCCGTTCGCGCGGCGGGTCCACTCGGCGACGAGCGCCCGCGGCCTCAGCGTGATGGTGCTCGTGATCGCGGCCGGCATCGGGCTCGTGATCGTCTCCGACGTCGAGCAGTCGATCTGGGTGGGACTCGCGGCCAACGCGGTGATCGGCTTCGGCATGGGGATCGGGCTGGTGTCCGGGCTCCTGGAGGTGCAGCGGATCGCCGGGCCCGATGGGCTCGCGGGGCTCACCGGGCTCTTCTACGCGGTCGCGTACGCCGGGTTCCTCGCGCCGGCGGTCATCGCCGCGGTGGCGTCGCTCGTGCCGGTCACGGCGATCCTGGGCGTCGTCGTCGCCCTCGCGCTGGTGAGCTGGGTGCTCGTGATGGTGTCGTTCCGCAAGCACCTGCCTGTGGCGTAG